ATATTGAAGCATAGTTTCAGCAAAATATCTGACATTTGGTACACGCAAACACAGGCACCACAACTGCTCCTCTGCAGGCTAGAGATTTTGATCCTACTGGATGGGAGCTTGCATTGGTTAACACTCCTGGAACCGACATTTCCTCAGTTCAGGACAGGCAACTGGTACGTCCTGTATTCATTTTGTTTTTTTACTCATTATCACATGAATGGCAGTCAATGTTGTGAGATTTAGTACTTATAGTGTTGTTACTCTGTGGGTTATTATCAACGACTACAAAGAAAAGTCTAGATCAATTGTCAGTAATATTTTTCCTAGTTACTTTTTTTCTTTAAAAGAAATAGTTTTGTGGATTGCAATATGCCTTACTCTGATCACATCCAAAATTTTAGTCAACCGGTTTTTCTATTGAATTGTACCAGGCTGGTGGATTGGATTCTCTCACTCTGAATAGCTTGTACGACGAAGGAGCTTACAGGGCCTCTCAGCAACCAGTATATGGGTCGCCAGCCCCCAACCCATTTGAATCATCGGACCCGTTTGCAATATCAAACAATACAGCTGCTGCTCCAGTTCAAATGTCAGCAGCTCCCCACTATCAAGCCAATCCATTTGGCCCTTACCAACAACCCGTATACTCACAGCCTCAACAGCAACCAGATTTGATGATGGGTCAACAAAATCCCTTTCTAGATGCAGGATTTGGAGCATTCCCCATCAATAATGGCGCACACCAACCAACAAGTAATCCGTTTGGTAGCACAGGCCTACTGTAATGATGTTCTGATGGTATGTGAAGGTGTGCTAAAGAGTTTTTTGAGGTTGCTGGTTATAATAGTATTCCACAATATATGTTTTTTTGTTAGTTCGAGCGGATTTGTAGCATTTCCCGACTAATGGGATTACTTGCTGATAATTTCTCTGTAATCATTTTTAACAATCATTCTTTATTGAACTCTGGCGACGTGAATAAGAAATTCTTGATATTTAATGGTGCCTCGGTTCTGCATGAATTTTAATAGATGGTCATGAAATATTATGTTAGTGGCCATAATGATTAATAGGCCTTGGTTTCTTATGTTTGGGCagttgattttataaaattaaagttTTAGCTGGAGAAACATTTTCAGATGTTAGGGTTTGTATTTAATCATGTAAACATCTGGATTCAGGGTACTTATATAGCTGGGGTATGATTTGCGTACAACAAAATGAACTTCTTTTAGGTTTACAGAAACAATCTCTCCATTTTTGTGTAACACACTGTCCTCCCTTATTTTTACGGAAACAGTCTGTTTCCACTTAAAAAAAAATGTAagttaaacctctttaaagtaataAGGCCGGGATcaagaaaaaatattaatttagcgagtttattattttaccggaaataaaaataaattgtgtccattatgttgggacaggggaaaattattatttttacgagattattactttatcgattatTATTTTATCGAGTTTAACCGTATATTTTTATCTTCAAGGACTTTGTTGTATTTTTTCTTATACTTTAAATGCATTTCATTCCTAAGAAATTTTCACTTTACTCTGGCATCTCATCAAACTTTTTCATAGGTAGATGGGAAAGAATGTGTCATCTTTAGCTATCAAAGTTGCTCAATCATAGGGAATTATTCTAAATAACTGGCAACTTTGTGGCTAATCATGGTACACATGAAGTCCACAAGGACCACAGCGCTTACAATAGCAAAAGCTCATCGATCTTAGATGCAAACCCATATGGTAAAGACCGATAGTAATACAGGGACTTCATATCCCCTTCCCGTAAGTCGAATGTAAGTCGAAAATAACTCATGTTCGGTTTTCATATTCCCTTCCGGTAAGTCGAACGTAAGTCGAAAATAAGATAAatttaaaacttaatattttcaTGTAAGAATGCACAAATTAATTACTTGATAATCAGAGAAGGGGAAATTTTCATGGACATGTATGATGAGGTCCAGCATCTAGCATTCCACATGGGGTCCTCAAACCTCACCTTACTTTGTGTGTGGACCTTCTAGTCAATATGTTGTTTTAGTGAGGTCCTCCTTTTTGATGCTCTAAGAAGAAAATTAGTGTGGAGAGGGGGTGAGGATTGAATGATCAAAAAGGGGTTTGGATCCAAAGATGACCCTCATCACCACTTTAATGTCACTAGTTTAATCCAGAAAAAAGATTCTGGGGATCTGCTTAACATCCAACAGCAATTCAACCCTCAGTTCTTAAAATTTTTGATGACCCGCGTTCCAGTACTACTCTAACCCAAACACGCTTGACTCGGAAATAAGGGGTCCGGACGTCCGGTGCATTAGTACTGGTATGATTGCTCGAGCATGATTACCTGTAATATGAACAGTGTTAGTGCTGGTAGATCttactaaaaaatgattaatgaCCCTTTAAATTAGGGTAGAAAATCACAAAGATTGGAATGATTCGCACTAATCTCTAACTCACTTATTAAGACTCAGTTAAGTTCAATCATTTTCTGAAGTGTCAAGTTTTATTTGGCTGTCCCTCCTTAAAGCTGCAGACATTTCTCAAAGTAGTCGAAAGAATTATCTTTGCTATAACCTAAATCTTCTCCCATAATAAAATAGTATCTTTCTCCATAACTCTCATTTCAATTGCCAATATTGGTTATTTACTCAGTTTTTTTATCTTCTCATTTTTCATAGAGACACTAAAACCATTTATTCACACATGGATGCTAACAAGTTTTCTATTATGTTGCATAGAAACTCAATAAAAATCAAGCATGCTCTTGTGTTTGCAGGTCTTGAATGGACTCTTATAATTCTCCTCCTCCTACATGCTCTCTTTGAATATATGATTGTCAAGTTTGCCAACTACTTTGGCCTAAAGCCACCCTGTCTGTGGTGTTCTCGTATTGATCACGTGATGGAACCGAAACAATGCAGTAATATACATAGAGATCATCTCTGTAAAGCCCACGGTGAAGAGGTTTCGAAATTGGTTTACTGCTCAACTCATCAGAAGTTGGCTGATTATCATAGTATGTGTGAGGACTGCTCCTCCTCAAGGCGGGATCTTTCATTTAAGATCAACTTCATTCAAGCAACTCGAATTAATCATAATGATGAGGATATGGTTATTGAGAATGGTTTGGAGGGGCAAGAGTGTTCTTGTTGTGGTGTGATCTTGGAGAGGCAAATTTACTCTCCTTACGTTTTAATCAATCCTTCGAACTGGGATCATTTTAAGTATGAAATACATAAGGAAAATTTGATCACAGAGGAAGGTGAAAATGATGATTATGGCACGAAAGATGATAAAGCAGATCATTCTGGAAGAGATTTCATAATTGAACATTTTAATGGCGATCATGGATTTAAAAGCAAGAGCGAGAAGCAGATGTTATCTAGTTCAGATGGAGTTTTGCAAGAAAATATTGAATTGAATGAAGAGATATTTGGCAATACGATGACAGATCCGAGTTGTGATGAAAATGTGAATCAACATTGTTGCGAACAagatgcatcttttgaaattccacAGCAGCATTTGGAATTCTTCATTGATTGCACTGGCCAGCAACTGGTTCCAGTTGAATCGATTGGTTCAACAACAAAGGAAAATGAAATTCGGTACATGGTTGAAGAAAATGAGAAGAGTTTTGATCATCCTGAGGCCCGTTTGGGATTTAAATATGATATTGCAACTCAAGTTGTTTCTGGTCCAAGAAATATTGAGGAGACCAAGTCAATAATTTTTGAATTCATGGAAGCACAAGAAGCTGAAAATGATTTACATTTACTTGTCCCTGCTAAAGATTGTGATTCAGTACATGAACAAGTCACTCATATTAATGTTCAAGACACTGCACCATACTTTCTTTCAGGTAATTTAAACTTCATATTCTTTGTTTAGAAAAAGCTTTCCCATCTAACTGTGCTGCACCAGATTTTAAGTTGCATTAATCCTGCAAAATGTGCAGTTTCTGAAGAAGTATCGAAATTGCAAATTTTTACGCCTGAAAAGGAAGCCTCAACACGTAAAGAAACTGCATTGGTAGATATGGAAGAACGAGGGCAAGATGCCTCAATTGGTAAGTATTCTTGAATTAAGCTATAAATCCCATTCTGTTTTGCTCCCTTCCCaattatcaaaatttacataaCATGCTGTACCATGAACAGCTATGGAAGACGTATCTCCATTTATAATGAGTGACACTGATACAGAGGTCTCAATAGgaacagagattcctgatctAAATTCAATCGAAGACAATAACTGTTTCCAAGAAGAAGCATCTGCAAATTGTACAGATTTTCATGCGCATTATGAACATGGTAACATTAGCATCCACAGTGCATTatattatttttctatttttgctGCGACACTGATAAATTTGTGTTTTTCAATCTGGATATTAGGTTCCGAAACAGACTCCCAAGAAACAGTTGATCTGAGTACCTTTATGATTGAGTTGAATGATCACAAGATAAGCAGTCAATCATCAGTATATTTTGAGATTAATGGAAGTGAGGATGATAATTTGTGTGAACATCGACGTAGTTCATCAGAAGGCCATAAACATGCACAGAAAACATTACTATTCCATGAGAGAAAAGACTCTGGGTCTGAAAGATTTATGGAAGGGAGTGTTTTAAGTGAGTTTGATGATGAAGTAATGACTGTTGAATGCCTGAACTCCACATTGAGAGCCGAAAGGAAGGCTTTAGATGTTGCATATGCCGAACTAGAAGAGGAAAGAAATGCTTCAGCAGTAGCTGCCAACCAAACTATGGCTATGATTAATAGACTGCAAGAGGAGAAGGCAGCTATGCAGATGGAGGCATTACATTATCAAAGAATGATGGAGGAAAAGTCAGAATATGATGAAGAAGCAATGCAGATCATGAATGATCTCATTGTAAAGATGGATCGAGAAAGGCTAGGGTTTGAGGAAGAATTGGAGATATGCAGGAAAAAGTTACTTGTTTATGAGGCAAAAGAGAATTTGGGTATATCGCTAAGAAGCAAGGATGAAAGTGCAATTGTtggattttcttctttcttgtgtagcAATGAAGAGGACAGTGATGAGATAACCATTGACTTGAACAAGGAAGAAAATGGATCTTATAATCAGCGAGGAAATGAAAACCTCAATACCCCAGTGAATGATGTTCTAAATTTCCATGATCGATTTGGAAACATTGATGAAGAAAGATGGCCTATAGTTCCTTTTCTATTTGATGCAAATATAGGCGAGATTGAAAATGAGGAGTCCAGCGTGCATTATAATGGTTTTGATGCAGCTATCACTAGATTCAAGCTAAAAGACAGGAGAATAGTAATTGAGAAAGAAGTGGATCAACTCTACGGCATGATGAACACTCTCAAATCAGAAATAGTTCCTACTTCCTAAAGCAGTAGAAACTCATTGAAGAAAGGTAATGAAGGGATAGATCTTCTCCAGAAAATTAACATCATCTACACCATTTGAGGATGATCTGTACCATTCACGCTCTTTCTCTGATACCGTATTAAATTACTAACTCTCCCAAAATCACAAGGTACTAGGAAGAAGAATATGTAGATCATCTTTATGTTAATAGCATTACAATGATAGTACCTTTTTACAACATTTTCAAGCTATCATTTTCATGAAAATAATCAATAACATTCTTTGCAAATGCTTTGCAGTCGCTGAAACGTGTATGATATtctgttcttcattttcatttctACAATGATTTTACTTACATTTTTCTAGCTTTTTAGCACAAATTTGTTCGTTTATTCATATCATGTAGAAGTTGATTCAGAAGCTTTCTCGAGAAAGTGGAACCTGAAGAAAATATTTCTTGTTGTTATATGGACAGCAGAATGAGGCATGTATGTGGGGGATCCTGTTAAAATATAGTCTTAAAGGCTTGTATATGTCCCTTGTCAAAGGAAAACTGGTGATAGCAAATGTATGTGCATGTAGGCTAATGGACCATATGATGAAACCACACTTTGTCTTTGCATAATGATTCATGAGAAAAAGTCCTGGTAATACAAGTTTAAAAGAACACACAACAATATTCCTCTGGTGACCGCTAGGCACAGGCAGTGCCTTTGCATAATGATTCAGGAGAAAAAGTCCTGGTTTGCAAAGCTGTAGAGACATGGACATCTCTGAAAAGAGTGTTGAATGTATACAAAGTTCCAAAATGGTAAAATTAATTATCTATACAAAAGTTATGCACAAAAATAATTAGCATGGCTTTGAcaaaatattctgaaaataattaataatagtcCATGTCTCTGTTTCTATTCTCGTTCGCTCTTTGCTAAGAACTGATACACATTTGACATTTGTAAAGCATGTAAGtctaattattcaaaaaatataaattttatattaaaaaatgtTTAATACTTCAGGAACTGTTTGGAATCAATTTTTTGGATAAATTGTTAAAAGTAATGTCCTTCATCTCCCCCATCAAAGTTTATAAATACTTCAGAAAAAATTAAAATTGGACATCATATAAATACTGGAAGCCAGAAGCCAAAAAACTGTTTGTTTAGTTagaaaaaaaaaaattgaagtgTTTTATCCTCCAACAACCCATGTACTAGTCAGCTCAAGTCTAAGTCAACTTACATGACAGGCTCCATTCTTCATTTCTATGGAACTTCCAGCTTAAACCATTCTTATGATCATTAaagttgaaaaagaagaaaaaaaactCAAACCTTTTTAACAAAAATCCCATTTAAACAAATCAACAATCTCCATGAAAGCACAAGAACACTCCAAGCATGAACAACAAATCACCAAAAAATATTCTGCAGGCTTTCACTAAACATTTCAGATTTCACAACAAGAAAGGTACTGCAAATGTATGTTTACATATGTAGATTGTATTTGTCTAGATATGTTTAATTATATTTATGCCAAGGACTTATGGCTACcatgtttttattatttttattattatttttattattatttttattattattattttattttatttttttattattattgtgTTTTATTATTAGATGAACAAGGTGATGAAATGGAAAAGATTGCTGCCCAAGAGCAAAAGGTGTTTGCTTTTGAAACTTTAGTTTCTGCTACTAAAGATTTTCACCCTGATAACAAGCTTGGTCAAGGAGGGTTTGGCCCTGTTTTCAAGGTGATCTTTTTTGTCTTTTAAAGCTCCAATTGTATCTAAAATGAGACAATTCTgcgaaaaaaaattaaaaatgtgtTCTGCAATATTGGATACTAAAATAAGATCATATTGAGAACTTGTGAGAACCACTGGTTCTGCAAATTTGTTAACAAAGTTTTGGTATAATTTCTATGAATATTTCGCATCAAAATGTTACAGAATGCAATAGAATTGGTGGTTCTCATGCTAAGGTGGTTCTTGCTGAATCTGATTTTTAGGGCTTTTAATATAAATAGAAATTATTTATGAAAATGTGATTATGTAATTTATAGGGGAAGTTGAATGATGGGAGAATTGTTGCTGTTAAAAAACTTTCTCAAAATTCCGTTCAAGGAAAGAAAGAGTTCATGAATGAGGCGAAGTTGCTATCTCGTGTGCAGCATAGGAATGTTGTTAATTTGTTGGGATATTGTTCACACGAAGAAGAGAAGCTGCTTGTGTACGAGTATGTAGCCAATGAGAGTCTCGACAAGTTTCTTTTCAGTAAGTTCTTTACTTCTCTGTAATGTAAAGTCTTCTTGTTTAGTTTCAAGTACTGAATGATTATACCTAAATTAGAGATCTTATCTTGATTCTAGAATTTATATATTTTGGCGAGTTCTGTATTTCATAGCTTTCCCTAGGAAACCTAAGTTTGGTCAGCGTCTCAAAAGTAAAAGGTCTAGTTAGGCCCTTCCTCCCAAGTCCTGGATTTTTTCATCAAATACACAGGTTGACAGGGTAGCTAAGAAATGTTTTGGTCAGTAATTCACCTGAGTCGAGTATTTTCTTTTTTCATAATTTGATCTGTTTTAGGTCGGTTAAGTTCACTACATCCATTCCCTGGAGAAACTAGTCGAAGTTATCTTATACTTATCCATATAAGTTCTACAAGACAGACAAAGCTTATGTATCTACTAGCCTTCTACTGGATATATCTTTGTTTTTCTTGTGATTATTCCTATTTTTTTTATATCTCTAACAAAAACGAGGTCATTCAGATCTATGTGATTGAATTATGAATAGAATAGGACAACTTCATGTTGAAAAAAGTTTTAATGATTATGCTAGCTCTTCTTTAAATTCTTAGTGTCCTACACTTCCTAAGATGACTTCTCGTTTTGTTTCCTCTTAGTTTATATAACCTTTCAAGCTGCAGATATAATTAAGATCAGATTCTGCTCACTCATGTGTTTCAATATTCCTTAAAGTTACAGGATAGACATTCTCCTCTCAGTTCTGTTTATTGGTACCTAAACAGTTGTTTCTTCAACAAAACTGCAATATAGAAGGGTGAAATCTTGACAAATGACTCTTATTATCATACAGTCCAAGTGATCTGTTCAAATTTGGTAGTAGTACTCTTTACAATTTGATAGAATAATGGTGAAATAATTTACAAGTGTAGAACTGGAGAAGTAGTTTAATCCCATCAGAACGATTCTATTTGATTTAGTTATGGTGTCAATTTATTGATGTGGTAGTGTTAAACTAGATTCTGGGAAACGAGGAACTCTTGATTGGAAGAGGCGGTATGACATAATATCAGGTGTTGCTCGAGGTTTGCTTTATCTTCATCAAGATTCACACATCTGCATCATACACCGGGACATAAAGGCAAGCAATATTTTACTAGATGACAAGTGGATACCCAAGATTGCTGATTTTGGAATGGCAAGACTCTATCCTGAGGACCAAACACATGTTAACACCCGTGTAGCTGGTACCAAGTATGTTCCCATCAACTTGCTCTCTTTGTTCATTTTGATATCGTTTTATGATAAACATGAATTGGTTGTTGAGTGGCACTTCTGATTTAAAACAGTGGGTATATGGCTCCGGAATATGTTATGCATGGGAAATTATCGGTCAAGGCAGATGTTTTTAGCTTCGGTGTTTTGATTCTGGAGCTTATTAGCGGTCAAAAGAATTCCACTTTTAGCCAAGATTCAAGTTCTCAAAATTTGTTAGATTGGGTAAGACTTCATCTAGCTGTGTTGAATGCCATAAGATTTTATTGCATTTAGTTATCGATCACTATCTGCTAGTTGCAAATTTATAGGACCCTTGCAAACGAAAAGATTCCATTACCACTTGGCAGTATTATCAGGGGAAGAGGAGGTGGATTTGAACCCTGTTCAATTTTAATAGGACCATATTAATTTCTCTATTTCTGTGAAACTTCCCACCTAAATGAATGTTAGGCACATAATAGTTTCATTGTTTGTAGTCCCTCCCTGAATGTGGATACCACCTTGAGACTATCATAACAACGATTGGCCATGTTATATAGGCAAACTCCCAGTTATGTCAGACTATCCATCATTTCTACTTGAAATTTCTTCCGCGATGATTGTAGCTGATAGTAACTCGGCCTGCTGGTTGCTAGACCTAAGCCATATGCATGTCCAAGCACTTAACTCACATTTTAGCATTAATGTCATTGCTGCAGGCTTACCATCTTTACAAGAAAAATAAAAGCCTAGAGATTGCAGATCCCGTTTTAGCGTCTTCAGCGGATCCTGATCAGGTAGCAATGTGCATACAAATTGGATTATTATGCATCCAAGCTGATCCATATTTACGCCCCACCATGCACAAAGTTATTCTAATGCTGTCAAAGAAGCATGGAGCACTTGAAGAACCAACCAGACCTGGATACCCTGGTTCAAGGTATCGGAGATCTCGCAGGCCTAATGCTTCATCTTCTACTCCTGGAATCAGTAGTGAAGGATCTCAatctta
This genomic interval from Apium graveolens cultivar Ventura chromosome 8, ASM990537v1, whole genome shotgun sequence contains the following:
- the LOC141676636 gene encoding cysteine-rich receptor-like protein kinase 43 isoform X2 yields the protein MEKIAAQEQKVFAFETLVSATKDFHPDNKLGQGGFGPVFKGKLNDGRIVAVKKLSQNSVQGKKEFMNEAKLLSRVQHRNVVNLLGYCSHEEEKLLVYEYVANESLDKFLFNSGKRGTLDWKRRYDIISGVARGLLYLHQDSHICIIHRDIKASNILLDDKWIPKIADFGMARLYPEDQTHVNTRVAGTNGYMAPEYVMHGKLSVKADVFSFGVLILELISGQKNSTFSQDSSSQNLLDWAYHLYKKNKSLEIADPVLASSADPDQVAMCIQIGLLCIQADPYLRPTMHKVILMLSKKHGALEEPTRPGYPGSRYRRSRRPNASSSTPGISSEGSQSYSTTNSNSATATATATATATATAGPSGSTSVTANVGTRGSTSATANVGASGSTSATIRSDSRGKKPMES
- the LOC141676823 gene encoding myosin-binding protein 2-like; the protein is MDANKFSIMLHRNSIKIKHALVFAGLEWTLIILLLLHALFEYMIVKFANYFGLKPPCLWCSRIDHVMEPKQCSNIHRDHLCKAHGEEVSKLVYCSTHQKLADYHSMCEDCSSSRRDLSFKINFIQATRINHNDEDMVIENGLEGQECSCCGVILERQIYSPYVLINPSNWDHFKYEIHKENLITEEGENDDYGTKDDKADHSGRDFIIEHFNGDHGFKSKSEKQMLSSSDGVLQENIELNEEIFGNTMTDPSCDENVNQHCCEQDASFEIPQQHLEFFIDCTGQQLVPVESIGSTTKENEIRYMVEENEKSFDHPEARLGFKYDIATQVVSGPRNIEETKSIIFEFMEAQEAENDLHLLVPAKDCDSVHEQVTHINVQDTAPYFLSVSEEVSKLQIFTPEKEASTRKETALVDMEERGQDASIAMEDVSPFIMSDTDTEVSIGTEIPDLNSIEDNNCFQEEASANCTDFHAHYEHGSETDSQETVDLSTFMIELNDHKISSQSSVYFEINGSEDDNLCEHRRSSSEGHKHAQKTLLFHERKDSGSERFMEGSVLSEFDDEVMTVECLNSTLRAERKALDVAYAELEEERNASAVAANQTMAMINRLQEEKAAMQMEALHYQRMMEEKSEYDEEAMQIMNDLIVKMDRERLGFEEELEICRKKLLVYEAKENLGISLRSKDESAIVGFSSFLCSNEEDSDEITIDLNKEENGSYNQRGNENLNTPVNDVLNFHDRFGNIDEERWPIVPFLFDANIGEIENEESSVHYNGFDAAITRFKLKDRRIVIEKEVDQLYGMMNTLKSEIVPTS
- the LOC141676636 gene encoding cysteine-rich receptor-like protein kinase 43 isoform X1 is translated as MNNKSPKNILQAFTKHFRFHNKKDEQGDEMEKIAAQEQKVFAFETLVSATKDFHPDNKLGQGGFGPVFKGKLNDGRIVAVKKLSQNSVQGKKEFMNEAKLLSRVQHRNVVNLLGYCSHEEEKLLVYEYVANESLDKFLFNSGKRGTLDWKRRYDIISGVARGLLYLHQDSHICIIHRDIKASNILLDDKWIPKIADFGMARLYPEDQTHVNTRVAGTNGYMAPEYVMHGKLSVKADVFSFGVLILELISGQKNSTFSQDSSSQNLLDWAYHLYKKNKSLEIADPVLASSADPDQVAMCIQIGLLCIQADPYLRPTMHKVILMLSKKHGALEEPTRPGYPGSRYRRSRRPNASSSTPGISSEGSQSYSTTNSNSATATATATATATATAGPSGSTSVTANVGTRGSTSATANVGASGSTSATIRSDSRGKKPMES